The window GATAACAAAACACAACCAGTTTCTGCTCTTGCGGGGAGCCGAGAGCCTAGAGGGGGTTTCATATTGTTAACTAAACAATCTAATGTAAAACCACAAGCGTGATAAATTGCAGCGTAGGAAAggtgaatgaggccctggccggttggctcagtggtagagcatcggcctggcgtgcggaagtcccgggttcaattcccggccagggcacacaggagaagcgcccatctgcttctccacccctccccctctccttcctctctgtctctctctgtctctctcttcccctcctgcagcggaggctccattggagcaaaaagatggcccaggcgctggggatggctccttggcctctgccccaggcgacagagcaacgccccctggtgggcgtgccgggtggatcccggtagggcgcatgagggagtctgtctccccgtttccagcttcagaaaaatacaaaaaaacagaaaaaaaaaaggaaaggtgaaTGGAGAGCAGGGAAGACTTTTCCTGTTCATGTAGTGATTGAAGAGAGATATGTGGTAATAAATCTAAAGTGTCTGAATGAATACTTTTCCTTGCTTACCTTTCACCATCTGCAAGTAATAAGCGCGAATAGGCaggtaaatgtttgttgaagtaATGAACTGCTAAAATaatcttttcccctctccctttaaaaaaaacatacagaGCTTGTGGACAAGTGCATCGGATCAAGAATTCACATCGTGATGAAGAGTGATAAGGAAATTGTTGGCACACTTCTAGGGTTTGATGACTTTGTCAGTATCCTTCTAAAAGGTGGTGGTGGTATGGGTATTTCTTCAGTGTTTAAGAAGGGAAGTTAAGAACTATAGACAGTTTACTTAACTGCTAATTATAATAAAATCGAGGTATTCTcaggaagtattttattttattttttttttcacagagacagtcagagagagggacagatagggacagacagccaggaacaaagagagatgagaagcatcaatcatcagtttttcgttgcaacaccttagttgttcattgattgctttctcatatgtgccttgaccgtgggacttcagcagaccgagtaaccccttgctcaagccagcgaccttgggtccaagctgatgagctttgctcaagccagatgagcccgtgctcaaactggcaacctcaaggtctcgaacctgggtcctcctcatcccaggtcgacgctctatccactgcaccaccgactggtcaggcctCAGGAAGTATTTTAAGTGAATGTGTAACTAAAAGAGGATCATGTTCCTACCAATCACAAGCCTTTTGAATTCGAGCCATGGTGTTAAGTGTTAAAATTGCAACTGAAGAAAGGCAGAAAACCGGAGTAACAGcctgataaatttattttcttaacaccAAATTTCAGATATGGTACTGGAAGATGTCACTGAGTTGTGAGTAGTGTTAAAAATTAAGGAattgtggggtggggtgggaatctCTTTTTAACTTAAGGCAGTTTTAGTACTGTTGTCATTAAAATGATGTATGAGAAAACATCTGTTGGAATTACCTTAAGAGTAGACATTTTATTAACTGACATTCTGCTAGTAAAATTGGATCTGAGGGTTATTACCTTAATGCAGTATTACCATATTGCTAGGAAATTAGTGGAGACAAAATTTTAAGGTAAAAGATACTAAAAACAGGGCTCAAGTCAAATTAAGGAATTGATAGTAAGAGCATTTAGTGCTCTTAAGTAAATTAATTGCGCTGTAATTCGTGTGTAAGATAAAATGTAAGTGGCGGGTCAGTTATAAAGGTTGCAGCCAGTATCTCTGCTTCCAGAATCGGATTGATTGCAGCCTGGTTTAATGGGTAGGAATCAGTAGTAAGTCACAGTAAAACCGTTGAGGATACTAAATGTTTTACTTCATACTTGATCTCCGTGGCAAGTTTCAGCTACTTTTATAAAGATCAGCCCTATTAGCTGTGGGTCTTAGGCTAGTCAGTCCCCTCTGTTTCCTTTGGGAGAGAAGGTGCATCACCCAGTGGATAACTTTTGTCTCTGAAAACTCGGGATATAATTGTCGACCTCATTTATGTCCAGTGCTAACCTTTTCAGGGATCAGAGTGTTGGCTTTGATTGTCTCTGTttatcttgacttttttttttaacgtatTCATTTAGTGAAATCACACCAGAAGGAAGAAGGATTACTAAATTAGACCAGATTTtgctaaatggaaataatataacaATGGTAAGGCACTAAAGTTGTTTTATGTTGGTGCTAGAACATTTTTGTGGGAAGGATTACAGAACCAACCTGTGGTGCTTTAGATGGGAGGGGGTGCTTTGGGGGCGGGGCTCGGAAGCTGAGCGATTGAAGATTCCATTTGGCCGGAAGGTAAATTTGCTTGTACTTCCTAATCTTTTATTTTGCTAAGGATTATTGTAGAGACACTAGCTCTGAGTTAGTTGATGGCAGAGTTGTGATGGATGCTGGAGaaagtgggaggagcagagaaGCGGGAGGGGCCTTGGTCAATGAGCAGCGTCCAGCAGGCACTCTTAGGTGATGTGGCGGGGGGTGTCACTAAACTTGCTCCTCCTCTGCAGCTGGTTCCTGGAGGAGAAGGACCTGAAGTATGACCGGGTTCCCCTGACTTACGCCAGATTCTGCTTTGTcttaacaatgacaacaaaatactttttttttaaaagattctctGAAGTTTCCCATTAAAGGGGAATGTTTTGAAGAGGCATTGTAAATGCTGTTTTTAAGTTAATCGTGCTTATCTTGGAAAAAATTAACAGCTTGTTTTTTGGAGACTAAAATAAAGGTCTGTTTAGttaattgtcattttatttattatactgtAACAGCCATTGGAACAAGGTTTGTTGCTATTTTGTCAATTGCTCTCTTGCTATCTTATGTCTGTTTGCTTCCTTGTTTACATGaccacttgattttttaaaattgttgcaAACAAAATGATGAACTTTGATTTATAACAGGCGCATTTAAGAAAACCTGAAATGATTCCATTCATTTCAAACTGTGATGCTTTGAAATTAGGGTTTTCTACTGAACTCAAATTCttaattcttattaaaaacaaacaaggaaaaataaactgGCAATATATGTATGTTGTAGAAATGCGatgaataaaaagggaaatattCACTATGCTTTGCTGTCTATTTTCTTAAACTTTCTTGGAATACGTTTTATATTTACCAAAATTTGTTCACCCTGATTACACTGTTCTGTAGCCtccatttaaaacttttttttttttttttttgtgacagagagagaaacagacaggaagggagagagatgagaagcatcagttcctccttgcggcaccttagttgttcattgactgctttttcatatgtgccttgaccgtggggctatagcagactgagtaaccccttgttcgagccagcaaccttgggtccaagctggtgagctttgctcaaaccagatgagcctgcgctcaagcaggcgacctcggggtctcgaacctgggtcttctatgtcccagtctgatgctctatccactgtgccaccgcccggtcaggccatttaagactttttaaaaatttaaatggtgAATATTTTCCCATGTCAGATATTTATTTCAGCAATACTAATACTAATACGTGCACATTAGTTCATTAAATGGACTTAGCATAATTTATTTAGTCTATTATTATTGGCCAGAGTAGTCTAACTAAatctttacacatttttatttttcttagaaggAATTCAGATATGTGTAAGGTCAAAGGGTATATTACCATTTCGCCAACGCAAAgctcatcagtttttcattgtgtcctTTACACACTTAACCACCATTGGCTGTGTTCTCTCTTCTCGGGTCTGTTATTGTGATAGGCAAAACCTGGtgtgtttccatttttctttgttaattttgtattttatgagTTACTTCTATGAGGCTTTTGCCAGGGAGATATTTGTCTTATTTCTTACTAATTTGTAAGAATTCTTAATAGGTTACTCTTAGTCATGTATTTTGCAGATAAATTCCCCTCTTTGTAGTTTTCCTGTTAGtggtacatttttttaatgcaaataaaagatatttttctgtaGTCATGTCGGTCTTGTCCTTTGTGGTTTCCGTCTGTGGTACACGCGGGCTAAAGACCTTTGCGCCGATATTATGGGGtttttggtcttttatttttatttgtttcatgtaAGTCTTAAATTCATCTATAGCCTTAGTGTTTCCACATGAGAAAAGGTTCCAACTTGGTTTTTCTGAAAACGGAGCACTGATTTGTGGCCCTCTTTGATCACCATGGTGTGACTCCTACCTCGCTGACGGCGAGCTGCCGGGGCCTGAACGCGGTTCACAGCGACCCGAAGTCTAGCAGTTGTTTCCTCTGGAGCCGCTGCTTCTGCCCTCGCCTGGGGAACGCTTCCCTCCTGTTGTCTCCTTTCGGAGGGAGGTTGAAGGATGTGACACCATGCTCtcaccaccctcccctctccatcctACGCGGGGTCACACTCAGCTCCCGCTTTCTCCTGCTGGGAATTCGTGGCCGACGGGAGCACGTGCTTCCAGTTCCGTCCCGCTCTGAGCGTTGGAGGACCCTGACCTCCCGTAGGGAGGCCTGCGCTCCTCTCCTCTGGGGCCAGGTGGCTGAGTGCACTTCCAGGCTCAGTAATAGGAACTGCCTGGAGATAAGCTGTCTGTTAATCTGGTCTttaacagtaataaaaatgagGGTGTGGGTCTCCCGTCCACGTGCACTTTTTTCTCCCATCAACATTCATTTAAAGAGGTACAGCTACCTAAGGGCTTCTTACCCTCGCCACTGTTGGCACTTGTGTCTGGACAATTCTCAGTTGTGTGGCTGTCCTGTGCGTAGCAGGACTTGGGCAGCGTCCCTGGCTTCTGCCCACTAGAGGCCAGTAgcaccttcctctcttccctgctccCCGGTATTGGTGGGTATTTGCAAGTGACTTTATGATAGACTTGCTCTGGTTCACGGTTTTAACGCTGAAGGCCAGTGGGTGGGAAGGACGAAAAGAATGGGACTGTAAGGGAGGAGTGCTTTCCCACTTCTGGGGCTTCTTTCTCACGGAGTAAGAGTGAGTCGTGCGATAATGCTCCTGGCTTCTTTCTGTCCCTTTGTTCTCTGCCGGAGAGATGTGGAGTGACTTATGTGATTTAATATGTGAGGAGGAAACTGCGTGTTTGCCTCAACTCCTTTTTCCTCCTGGGGTTGAGTTGCCTTCAGGGAGCCTATGTCATGCTCTGCTTTTAGCTGTGACTTTTATTGGGGTCTGCATGGAGAAGTCTGGGGCGGTCCAGCATGCCTCTGGTTTTGTGGGTACATCTGAATAATTTGGGAATTCCATACTGGGATGTTAACGACAGTTCACAGATGTAAGCTACATCATCTAGTATCtgtcagtaataaaaatattttgacccATCTGTTTAccattttgccttttttctcAGTTGGCTTAGAGCTCAGTCATGGAAGAGGGGTGCTGATTGGGCCTCTCAAAGTCTCCAGCAGCTCATAAGTCTCTGCTGTACTAATAcagcctcctttctcttcctgactGCCTCTTGTGACCCAGGCACCCCTGTTCTCCGCAGCCATTGGAACTggtttatttaaaatgcagactATGGTCATGTGACCCTTTGGCTTTCAACCTGTCAGTAACTTACCCTCTGTGCAACAGAAGCTGAGGTTTCTTAACAAGAGACCATGAGGGACACCCGTTGACCTTGTCAACCACATGTGGGTCTGGCCTTAGTAAACCAGATTTGTAATGCTGACTGTTCCCTCTGGACTTTCGGCTTTACTCATGTTGGGTCCCCGTGAGAATAcccttgtgttttgttttgagtgtgtgtgtgtgtgtgtgtgtgtgtgtgtgtgtgtgtcagagaaagagagagacagagagagggacagatagggatagaccaggggtccccaaactacggcccgcgggccgcatgcagccccctgaggccatttatccggtccccgctgCACTttcagaaggagcacttctttcattggtggtcagtgagaggagcatagttcccaatgaaatactggtcagtttgttgatttaaatttacttgttctttattttaaatattgtatttgttcccattttgtttttttactttaaaataagatatatgcagtgtgcatagggatttgttcatagttttttttatagtccggccctccagtggtctgagggacagtgaactggccccctgtgtaaaaagtttggggacccctgggatagacggacaggaagggagagagatgagaagcatcaattcttcattgcagctccttagttcattgattgctttctcatatgtgccttaaccgggggtctacagcagagcaagtgaccccttgctcaagccagcgaccttgggctcaagccagtgaccttgggcttcaaaccagcgaccttgggctcaagacagtgatcatggggtcatgtctatgatcccacgctcaagtcagcaaccccgcactcaagctggtgagctcatgcttgagctggatgagcccacactcaagccagcaacctaggtttcgaatctgggtcctctgcgtcccaatctgatgctctatccactgcgccaccacctggtcaggcaagaggaaTACCCTTGTCTTTAAACTTCTTTATTTGGTTTACTTCTCAAGTCTCACTTCCTCCAGAAAGCCCTATAAGATTCCTCACCCTTCTGACTTCTCAATGCTTATATGTGATGGGTCATGGAGACTTCAAAGTGATTTTACATTATACAGTACTGTCTTGAACAGTGTTTTCAAACACTTCATGCCATACTAAGTTCTGGTTTCAAGGGAAATAAATCTTGATACACTGTTGGACCAGAAATTACAGAGTCTGGTCTGCTACTAACTACCGGTACCACCGTTGTCTAAATATCTCagaaaaacatttctcttttaattctgTAGAGTGACAGTAGGGGTATTCAAGGATCTTACTGAGGTTTGTGAACCACATATCTATCAATGAGTTAAAGATTTACTCGATACAAATGtagaaatgaacacaaaaaaagaGACCCAAATGTGGACCAATGGGGAAGACTGGTGGCGAATGAAAGTCCATGTCTGAAACTCTGTGGTCCTATGTGGAACTTTATTAGTCTGGTTCCTCCATTGAAACTGTTTCTACAGAGAGATGTTAGGGATAAACAAAGAtcatattctggccctggccggttggctcagcggtagagcgtcggcctagcatgcagaggacccggattcgattcccggccagggcacataggagaagcgcccatttgcttctccacccctccgccgcgctttcctctctgtctctctcttcccctcccgcagccaacgctccattggagcaaagatggcccgggcgctggggatggctctgtggcctctgcctcaggcgctagagtggctctggtcgcaatatggcgacgcccaggatgggcagagcatcgccccctggggggcagagcgtcgtccctggtgggcgtgccaggtggatctcggtcgggcgcatgcgggagtctgtctgactgtctctccctgtttccagcttcagaaaaattaaaaaaaaaaaaaaaaaagatcatattcTTATGTGGATTTTATAGATGTTATTGGTGGAATGATGATAGAAccattaaatataaacatataaagaacaGTGAGGCGTTGTCCAACTGTGAACGTGTGTGCTGAGAGGCAAATAGGCATTGGAAACGCTGATGTCCGTCAGGAAGTAAATGGAGAAAAGTTTTACCTTTGACTAAGGTCGTGAAGAGCTGATAAAGAATTTTATTGTTCTGCGTCAGCCTCAAGATTGagttttttctttaagataaatattatatttactaatggagaaaaaaacccctaaaatacTGAATGATCTGTAGAAAGCAAGGATTCA is drawn from Saccopteryx leptura isolate mSacLep1 chromosome 12, mSacLep1_pri_phased_curated, whole genome shotgun sequence and contains these coding sequences:
- the LSM5 gene encoding U6 snRNA-associated Sm-like protein LSm5, with the protein product MAANATTNPSQLLPLELVDKCIGSRIHIVMKSDKEIVGTLLGFDDFVNMVLEDVTEFEITPEGRRITKLDQILLNGNNITMLVPGGEGPEV